The Sorangiineae bacterium MSr11954 DNA segment CGGGCTCCTGGATCAACAGGCGGCTTTGCGCTGGGTGCAGCGAAACGCCGCGGCGTTCGGCGGTGATCCGGGCAATGTGACCTTGTTCGGCGAATCGGCCGGCGGGGTGAGCACGTGCGCGCAACTGACCTCGCCATCCTCCGCCGGCACGTTTCATCGCGCCATCATGGCGAGCGGAAATTGCACCATCGATTGGCCCGACCAAGGGCTCGATCCCGATCTCTCCGCGAGCTCGGGGTGGCTGACCCGCCCCGAGGCCGAGGCCATTGGCACCGGCATGGCGCGCGGTGTCGGCTGTGCCGATCCGGGGACGGCGGCCGATTGCTTGCGCAACCTCCCTGCGGGCGATCTCTTGCGCTCCAGCGCGGTGCAGCTGCCCCCGGCTTATGGATTCCGCCATCCCGTCTACGGCACGCCGTCCTTGCCGCTGCACCCGGCGCAGGCTTTGGCGCGAGGGCGCTTCCATCGGGTGCCGGTGATCTCGGGCTCGAATTTGGACGAGGGCCGGTACTTCACGTTGAAGTTCCACACCATCCAGCCGATCACGGAGGAGCGATACCGGCAATTGCTCGCCACGTCCTACGGGGAGCACGCCGATGACGTGGAGGCGCACTATCCGGTCTCCGCGTACGCATCGCCGGCGCTGGCTTGGGGCGCCGTGATCACGGATCGGGTGCTCGCGTGCCCGACCCTTCGCACGGATCGGCTCTTGGCGAGGTTCACCGCGGTTCATGCGTACGAGTTCGCCGATCGTCGCGCGCCGGCGATTCTCCCGGTCCCGCCGGGGATGCCGCCCGGCGCCACGCACGGGTCCGAGCTTCCATCCCTCTTCGATCTTCCGGGCTTCGATCCGAAGTTCACGGAAGAGCAAAAGGTGCTCTCCGAGCGAATGGTTGGATATTGGACGCAATTCGCCCGAACGGGAAATCCCAATACCCATGGGCTCCCCGGGTGGCCGCGGTTTCGTTCAGGCGCGGAGATCCCGTATGTTCAATCACTTGCGCCAGGAGAAGGTGGAATTGGCGCTGT contains these protein-coding regions:
- a CDS encoding carboxylesterase family protein; protein product: MMIPNKRSIGALAAACSGLFLGGCSAPLAPDGEHGETRARRDALTSDDEAIVVTESGPVKGALSDGHRSFRGIPYAAPPVGARRWQPPAPAERWTEVRDATQAGSVCVQGGGGGRPVVGSEDCLTVNVTTPRARPSAKPKPVMVWVHGGSFISGDGARYDPPRLAAQGDVVVVTINYRLGVFSLLAHPSLEGTNFGLLDQQAALRWVQRNAAAFGGDPGNVTLFGESAGGVSTCAQLTSPSSAGTFHRAIMASGNCTIDWPDQGLDPDLSASSGWLTRPEAEAIGTGMARGVGCADPGTAADCLRNLPAGDLLRSSAVQLPPAYGFRHPVYGTPSLPLHPAQALARGRFHRVPVISGSNLDEGRYFTLKFHTIQPITEERYRQLLATSYGEHADDVEAHYPVSAYASPALAWGAVITDRVLACPTLRTDRLLARFTAVHAYEFADRRAPAILPVPPGMPPGATHGSELPSLFDLPGFDPKFTEEQKVLSERMVGYWTQFARTGNPNTHGLPGWPRFRSGAEIPYVQSLAPGEGGIGAVDFASLHQCDFWANIR